One window of Nicotiana tomentosiformis chromosome 11, ASM39032v3, whole genome shotgun sequence genomic DNA carries:
- the LOC138901954 gene encoding uncharacterized protein, with translation MSPDSRSGSKVFLRPSSLGPRLGVRTYRSHIRGEEKEKGLEFPELREKENEKEASELHHETFLRYRDELSQLEAEVKELAEKRGMYKLLSEQREGEVRSHQAELDADQKEHADLLEQVKIFEVSDDEPYKVSNGQNLHVQQKDTLAKDLEAAKSAAKLTKADAEKLVAQYKDDAEAAQECLKAIVKYVRWQSRREAFEEVHARGFDLSAEIENVKRLEAEAKMLAYPEEEEAEGSGESEDGEDPDGSGDEAGFGEDQAS, from the exons ATGTCccccgactcaaggagtgggtcgaag GTTTTTCTAAGACCGTCAAGCTTAGGACCCCGATTGGGGGTGAGGACTTACCGGAGCCacatcaggggagaagaaaaggaaaagggcctcgagttccccgagctcagagaaaaagaaaatgagaaagaG GCCTCGGAGCTCCACCATGAAACCTTCCTCCGGTACCGAGATGAGCTGAGCCAGCTCGAGGCCGAAGTcaaagagcttgctgagaagagaGGCATGTATAAGCTTCTTAGCGAGCAACGTGAAGGAGAAGTCAGAAGTCACCAAGCCGAGTTGGACGCGGATCAAAAAGAACACGCCGACCTGTTGGAACaggtaaaaatctttgaagttagtgatgatgagccATACAAGGTGTCTAATGGTCAGAATCTGCATGTTCAGCAAAAG GATACCCTTGCCAAGGATCTTGAAGCAGCCAAGTCAGCGGCGAAATTAACCAAGGCCGACGCTGAAAAACTGGTGGCCCAGTACAAAGATGATGCTGAGGCAGCTCAGGAATGCCTGAAAGCCATCGTCAAATATGTGAGGTGGCAGTCCCGGAGAGAGGCTTTTGAGGAAGTTCATGCTCGAGGGTTCGATTTATCGGCCGAGATTGAAAATGTTAAGAGGCTCGAGGCTGAGGCCAAAATGTTAGCGTACCCCGAGGAAGAGGAAGCTGAGGGTTCGGGCGAATCCGAGGACGGGGAAGACCCCGATGGTTCTGGTGATGAGGCGGGCTTCGGCGAAGATCAGGCTTCTTAG
- the LOC104104175 gene encoding fatty acyl-CoA reductase 3-like — MESSKIQQFLEGKTIFITGATGFLAKILVEKILRVQPNAKKLYLLVRASDTKSAQKRFHEEVMQTELFKVLTEKIGAKNLNSLVEEKVFPVAGDISFEDFGIQNSEIKDEMFKEIDIIINSAATTRFDERYDIAMNINVLGAVNILKFAKRCEKVKIIVHVSTAYVCGEGEGVIPEKSFILGETLNKNSYLDIDVERKVIEDKLKELEAQNLTSKEVTIAMKDLGIQRATLHGWPNTYSFTKAMGEMLLGHLKENLQLAIIRPTIITSTYKEPFPGWIEGVKTVDSFIVAYGKGILNFCFGDPNTKIDAIPGDMVVNSILAAVIAHGNQYYSSQESIYHICSSGKNTLKSCDIRLFLFHYFTKNPWINKDGKIIKVGMPRLFSSMDSYQKYISTYYWPLSKVLELVNLLSCRRFDKTYKNLKRKIDMAIRLAELYKPYLLFHGSFDDANTERLRMAMKECNMDDVLSFDPRCIKWEDYFMNTHLPGAVKRIF, encoded by the exons ATGGAATCATCTAAAATTCAACAATTTCTAGAAGGCAAAACTATTTTTATTACGGGTGCCACTGGTTTCCTTGCAAAAA TTCTGGTGGAGAAGATACTTCGGGTTCAACCAAACGCGAAAAAATTATACCTTCTAGTAAGAGCTTCGGACACCAAATCAGCCCAGAAACGTTTtcatgaagag GTTATGCAGACTGAATTGTTTAAGGTTCTAACAGAAAAGATAGGTGCAAAAAACCTAAACTCTCTTGTAGAAGAGAAGGTATTTCCCGTTGCTGGTGATATTTCATTTGAGGATTTTGGAATTCAAAATTCGGAGATAAAAGATGAAATGTTCAAAGAAATCGACATAATCATAAACTCAGCTGCAACTACTAGATTTGATGAGAG ATATGATATTGCCATGAATATCAATGTCCTAGGTGCCGTCAACATCCTCAAGTTTGCTAAAAGATGTGAAAAAGTGAAGATTATTGTTCACGTATCCACTG CTTATGTTTGTGGAGAAGGGGAAGGAGTTATACCAGAAAAATCATTCATTTTGGGTGAGACACTCAACAAAAACTCCTACTTAGACATTGATGTGGAGAGGAAGGTGATAGAAGACAAACTTAAGGAACTTGAAGCTCAAAATTTGACATCAAAGGAAGTGACGATAGCCATGAAAGACCTAGGCATTCAAAG GGCAACTTTGCATGGGTGGCCAAACACATATTCCTTCACAAAGGCAATGGGAGAGATGCTTTTAGGACATTTGAAAGAGAATTTGCAACTTGCTATAATACGTCCAACAATCATAACCAGCACTTACAAAGAGCCATTTCCAGGATGGATTGAAGGAGTCAA AACAGTGGATTCATTTATCGTGGCATATGGTAAAGGCATATTGAATTTCTGCTTTGGTGACCCAAACACAAAAATAGATGCG ATTCCAGGTGATATGGTGGTGAACTCCATACTAGCAGCAGTTATAGCACATGGAAATCAATATTATTCTTCTCAAGAATCAATATATCACATTTGTTCTTCTGGAAAAAATACCCTAAAATCTTGTGATATTCGATTGTTCCTATTTCATTACTTCACCAAAAATCCATGGATCAACAAAGATGGAAAAATCATCAAAGTGGGGATGCCTCGGCTATTTAGCAGCATGGATAGCTATCAAAAATACATTTCAACCTATTATTGGCCATTGTCaaag GTACTAGAGTTGGTAAATCTATTATCATGCCGGCGTTTTGACAAAACCTACAAAAATCTGAAAAGGAAGATTGATATGGCTATACGTCTAGCTGAACTCTACAAACCTTACTTGCTTTTCCACGGCAG ttttgatGATGCTAATACCGAGAGGTTAAGAATGGCAATGAAAGAATGCAACATGGATGATGTGCTCAGCTTTGATCCAAGATGCATAAAATGGGAAGATTACTTTATGAATACTCACCTCCCTGGAGCTGTAAAGCGCATATTCTAG